CCAGTTGTTGTAATCGTTGTGGGGTAATGGATTTTATAGTATCGAAGAAACGATCATAAAAATCATAATCCAAACCGTAGAAAAGAATTCCTTTAAATTTATCCGCATGTGAAAAAGCATTCTCCAAGCTTCCCAAAAACGATCCTTGCATGTAGTTTCTCACCAGATTCAGCTCTTGCTCCGGAATCAGTTCATTCTTCAACAATTCAATCTCCTTATATATTTCCGTTAAAGCATTTGCACATACATCGGCCCCTACTTCGGTTGCCACAAAGAAATAACCTGCATCTTTTAACGAAACTATTGCTGACCCAATGCCGTAGGTATAGCCTTTATCTTCCCTGATGTTTGACATTAAGCGAGAACCAAAATAACCACCTAAAACTGTATTCAACACTTGTACAGCCTGAAAATCAGGATGAGTTTTGTTGATCAACGGCTTACCTAATCGTATTGCCGACTGTAATGCATCTGGTTTTTCTACTAAATGAGCTATTGTTTGCGAAGATGAAAAGACAGATTTATTTAATTCAATCTTTTCATTTGAAAGCCAGTCAGCAGTACCAAATAATTCAGCTACCAATGCCCGTTCTTCTGCTTTAACCTTACCTGAAATGATTATAGTACAATTACTTGCGGTGTATTGCCTGTTACGAATCTGAACCAATTGCTCACGGGTTAAGCCTTGATAATCGGCTAATGACACATTGTAACCATAATAAGCACCGGCACCAAACAAAACCTCATTAAATTTCTTACGGGCTACAAAATCATTCTTTTGCAAGTTAACCTGCAGCTTCTGCTTACTATTTTGTATGTAAGTGGCCAGCTCTTGCTCGGGGAAAGAAGCTTCAGTAATAATTTCCTTAATAATTGGCAGCGTGCTTTTCAGGTGTTTATTTAAACTGTATAGGGTTACACTTGAATGATCAAAACCTGCCTCATGTTGATAGAAAGCTCCATAGAAATCAATCTTATCAGCCAGTTGTGATGCTGAATAATGCGTTGTACCCTCATTTAACATGGAATTGGCTGCTCCAATGGCCAACGGTTCCGAGGCCCTCCATTGCAAATTTGGAAACATGAATTCCACTCTTACCAAATCAGCATCAGATGCATCGATATAATACAAATTGATACCATTGGGTAACACTTCTGTTTCCGGCTTAATTAACTTTATATTTTCAATAGCCTTTGATTCAGGCGCAGACTTTCTGTTTAAAATTTCCATTAAATTCGTTTGCTTAAGCGATTAATTGGCAAGGTAATACAGTGTTGAACAATTATTTTCGGTAAAGATAGCATTGGCCTGCTCCTGAATCTGAAAAGCGGTAACCTGTTGATATTTCTCCTTTTCAAGGTTATAATTAGCCGCATTTCCCATCAATTCAAAATAAGCTAGATTCATGGCTTTATCGAGCAGATTAAGTTCTGAAAACACCATGGTTGACTCAATTTTATTTTTGACCTTGGTAAGCTCTTCAACTGGAATTTGCTCATTCTTCATTCTATTAAGCTCTTCAAGAATAGCTTTCTCAGCTTCTTCCATAACTATTCCTTCAACCAGTTTACCCTCAACAATGAAAAGTCCAGGATCCATATCACCTGAAACGTAGGCATTTATTTCACTAAACAATTGTTGTTCTTTTACTAAGGAACGGTATAAGCGTGAAGAATCCCCACGTGAAAGAATGTCTGAAATCAGATCTGTTGCATAGAATTCTTTCTCCTTACGGCTTCCAATATGAAAAGCTTTGTAAATTGCATTTAAAGGCACTTTTGCAGTAATTGTTTGCACTTGGGCGTTGGATTGAACAGGCTCCTGCGGTAAATTACGATTATACTTTTCTCCGCCTGGTATAGGACCAAACCATTTTTGCGCCAATCGTTTTACTTCTTCCAGGGTAACTTTGCCTGCAACTACCAAAATAGCATTCTGAGGATTATAATGCTTAGCAAAAAACGCCTTCACATCATCCAAGGTAGCATTTTCAATATGAGAAAGTTCTTTGCCAATGGTAGCCCATTGATACGGGTGTTTTTTAAAAGCCAATGGACGAAGGTTTAGCCAAACATCGCCATAGGGTTGATTTAAATAACGTTGCTTAAATTCTTCACAAACCACATTGCGCTGTACTTCTAAACTTTTCTCTGAAAAAGCCAAACTTAACATCCGGTCAGACTCAAGCCAAAAAGCAGTTTCAATATTTACCGCCGGAACCTGAATATAGTAATTGGTAATATCATTAGTGGTAAAGGCATTGTTCTCCCCTCCTACACGTTGTAAAGGCTCATCGTACGAAGGAATATTAATGGATCCTCCGAACATTAAATGCTCAAATAGATGGGCAAAGCCTGTTTTATCAGGATCTTCATCTCGTGCTCCAACGTCATATAATACATTGAGCACAGCCATTGGAGTAGTTGGATCCTCGTGCACCAACACACGAAGTCCGTTATCTAGAGTAAAACGTTCAAAATGAATCATCAGGATTATGCTTATATCGGAATTGCAAAAGTAATAAGTAAATTGATAAATTGATAAATGGTCTATTGCACTTGATTCACGGAAACACTTCTGTTTTATTTACCTTGTCATCATAATTCTCTCCATTAATCATTCTTTCATTAATTCACTAAGGGTTATATTTGCCAACTATTGTTGCGTATACCCTATTAGGGTTATTTTTCCGTAAAAATGAATATTGAAAAACTACTAGAAAGGGCCTTAAATTTTGAGTTCTTAACTGCCGATGAAGGTTTGTTTTTATTTAAACATGCTTCAACCGCACAGTTAATGCACGTAGGCCATCAGCTTCGTTTAATCCAGAAACCTGATAATATTGTCACCTGGATTATTGACCGCAACCTGAATACTACTAACGTTTGTATTGCCAACTGTAAGTTTTGCAACTTCTTCCGCCGTCCGGGACATGAGGAAAGTTACATTACTGATATAGAAACCTATAAAATTAAGATTGAAGAGACTTTCCGTTTAGGGGGTGAACAGCTTTTGCTTCAAGGTGGCCATCACCCTGATTTAGGTTTAAGTTATTATACTGATCTGTTTAATGAA
Above is a window of Solitalea lacus DNA encoding:
- a CDS encoding M16 family metallopeptidase; translation: MEILNRKSAPESKAIENIKLIKPETEVLPNGINLYYIDASDADLVRVEFMFPNLQWRASEPLAIGAANSMLNEGTTHYSASQLADKIDFYGAFYQHEAGFDHSSVTLYSLNKHLKSTLPIIKEIITEASFPEQELATYIQNSKQKLQVNLQKNDFVARKKFNEVLFGAGAYYGYNVSLADYQGLTREQLVQIRNRQYTASNCTIIISGKVKAEERALVAELFGTADWLSNEKIELNKSVFSSSQTIAHLVEKPDALQSAIRLGKPLINKTHPDFQAVQVLNTVLGGYFGSRLMSNIREDKGYTYGIGSAIVSLKDAGYFFVATEVGADVCANALTEIYKEIELLKNELIPEQELNLVRNYMQGSFLGSLENAFSHADKFKGILFYGLDYDFYDRFFDTIKSITPQRLQQLANEYFTGDFYEVVVGKK
- a CDS encoding M16 family metallopeptidase, with product MIHFERFTLDNGLRVLVHEDPTTPMAVLNVLYDVGARDEDPDKTGFAHLFEHLMFGGSINIPSYDEPLQRVGGENNAFTTNDITNYYIQVPAVNIETAFWLESDRMLSLAFSEKSLEVQRNVVCEEFKQRYLNQPYGDVWLNLRPLAFKKHPYQWATIGKELSHIENATLDDVKAFFAKHYNPQNAILVVAGKVTLEEVKRLAQKWFGPIPGGEKYNRNLPQEPVQSNAQVQTITAKVPLNAIYKAFHIGSRKEKEFYATDLISDILSRGDSSRLYRSLVKEQQLFSEINAYVSGDMDPGLFIVEGKLVEGIVMEEAEKAILEELNRMKNEQIPVEELTKVKNKIESTMVFSELNLLDKAMNLAYFELMGNAANYNLEKEKYQQVTAFQIQEQANAIFTENNCSTLYYLAN